A stretch of Ectothiorhodospiraceae bacterium BW-2 DNA encodes these proteins:
- a CDS encoding pilus assembly protein PilM — MSFLSKLLQRKNPPMVGLDISSTAVKLLELSFNGRQYRVESYAVEPLPANAVVEKSISDPEGVGQAIKRAVKRSNTKAKFAAAAVAGSAVITKTITMPADIDEDEMEGQIAVEADQYIPYPLDEVNIDFEVLGVNPDNSERVDVLLAASKSENVELRVEALEIGGLAARIIDVEAYAIENAFSLLREQMPDHGLDKTIAIVDVGATMTTLSVLHNLKTVYSREQAFGGKQLTEGIQRRYGLSYEEAGQAKRQGGLPDDYELELLEPFKNSMAQQVGRALQVFYSSGSHDHIDHLVLAGGSSSIAGVAKMVQEREGVPTTIANPFSNMSIAPTIKAQVLSNDAPALMIACGLALRGFEHGAY, encoded by the coding sequence ATGTCTTTTTTATCAAAGCTGCTACAACGAAAGAATCCACCGATGGTCGGGCTCGATATCAGTTCGACCGCTGTTAAGCTGTTGGAGTTGAGCTTTAATGGGCGTCAGTACCGGGTGGAGAGCTATGCGGTCGAGCCGCTGCCGGCTAATGCGGTGGTCGAAAAGAGTATTAGCGACCCTGAAGGGGTGGGGCAGGCGATTAAGCGGGCGGTTAAGCGCTCGAATACCAAGGCTAAATTTGCGGCAGCGGCGGTGGCTGGCTCAGCGGTGATTACCAAGACCATTACTATGCCGGCCGATATCGATGAAGACGAGATGGAGGGGCAGATTGCGGTCGAGGCGGATCAATATATCCCCTATCCGCTCGATGAGGTTAATATCGACTTCGAGGTGCTAGGGGTGAATCCCGATAACAGCGAGCGGGTCGATGTGCTGCTGGCCGCCTCTAAGAGTGAAAATGTCGAGCTACGCGTCGAGGCGCTGGAGATTGGTGGGTTAGCGGCTCGCATTATTGATGTCGAGGCTTATGCGATCGAAAACGCCTTTTCGCTGCTAAGAGAGCAGATGCCCGATCACGGTCTTGATAAGACGATTGCCATTGTCGATGTCGGCGCTACCATGACCACCTTAAGCGTGCTGCACAACCTAAAAACTGTCTATTCGCGTGAACAGGCGTTTGGGGGTAAGCAGCTAACTGAGGGGATTCAGCGCCGTTATGGCCTCTCTTACGAAGAGGCAGGACAGGCGAAGCGGCAGGGGGGGCTACCCGATGATTATGAACTGGAGCTGTTAGAGCCGTTTAAAAACTCGATGGCGCAGCAGGTCGGGCGGGCGCTACAGGTCTTCTACTCCTCCGGTAGCCACGACCATATCGACCACTTAGTGTTAGCCGGTGGCAGCTCCTCTATTGCCGGCGTTGCTAAAATGGTGCAGGAGCGGGAGGGGGTGCCGACCACTATCGCTAACCCCTTCTCTAATATGAGTATTGCGCCGACGATTAAGGCTCAGGTATTAAGTAACGATGCGCCGGCACTCATGATCGCCTGTGGTCTGGCTTTGAGGGGATTTGAGCATGGCGCGTATTAA
- a CDS encoding tetratricopeptide repeat protein, with translation MRLMGITLFLLTLFVPGLIQAATFEQRLQRMEQILENRTLLQMLDRIEALQRENSELRAMLEEQAWKLEQLNRRQQELYLDLDQRLQQMERGMSVTGTAIGEERRSTSGLTSPASSAATTVAIAPSPEEQQAYQAAFTLMSELNYPKAREAFSTFIRDYPQSQDRHIARYWLAEASYMLKDYQRALEAYEQLLQEAPNGGRAADAMLKQVYCYRELKQPQQAEAIARQLQQRFGETPEAAVATELYPTNP, from the coding sequence ATGAGATTGATGGGAATTACACTCTTCTTGTTGACACTTTTTGTACCGGGGCTGATTCAGGCAGCTACCTTTGAACAGCGGCTACAGCGGATGGAGCAGATTCTGGAGAATCGTACTCTGCTACAGATGCTAGATCGCATAGAGGCGCTACAGCGCGAAAATAGCGAGCTACGCGCCATGCTAGAGGAGCAGGCGTGGAAGCTAGAGCAGTTAAACCGGCGACAGCAGGAGCTCTATCTCGATCTTGACCAGCGGCTACAGCAGATGGAGCGCGGCATGAGCGTGACCGGTACGGCTATCGGGGAGGAGAGGCGCTCGACATCGGGGCTGACCAGTCCGGCTAGCAGCGCCGCCACGACCGTGGCTATCGCCCCCTCCCCCGAAGAGCAGCAGGCCTATCAGGCCGCCTTTACCCTAATGAGCGAGTTAAACTATCCTAAAGCAAGAGAGGCATTTAGCACCTTTATTCGTGACTATCCCCAGTCGCAAGATCGCCATATTGCCCGCTACTGGTTAGCTGAAGCGAGCTACATGCTAAAAGATTACCAACGCGCTCTGGAGGCGTATGAGCAGCTACTACAGGAGGCACCGAATGGCGGCAGAGCCGCCGATGCGATGTTAAAGCAGGTTTACTGCTATCGTGAACTAAAACAGCCGCAACAGGCTGAGGCGATAGCGCGACAGCTACAGCAGCGCTTTGGCGAGACGCCTGAGGCGGCGGTCGCCACCGAGCTCTACCCTACTAACCCCTAA
- a CDS encoding pilus assembly protein PilN codes for MARINLLPWRERLRQQRKKEFYTVVAVAMALMAGVVFGAHLVVQSHIDFQLQKNSRLQQEIAIFDGMITKINELQKAKENLIQQMDIIESLQIHRPEVVHLFDELVVSIPEGLYLTSLKQGAGTLTLEGIAQSNARVSAFMRSLDSSEWFADPNLQVIRANTRGVDRTRQFVIVVKQTSPLLQSEEAS; via the coding sequence ATGGCGCGTATTAATCTACTCCCCTGGCGGGAGAGGCTGCGACAGCAGCGCAAAAAAGAGTTCTACACCGTTGTGGCGGTGGCGATGGCGTTAATGGCGGGGGTTGTCTTCGGTGCCCATCTGGTGGTACAGAGCCATATCGACTTTCAGCTCCAGAAGAATAGTCGGCTGCAGCAGGAGATCGCCATCTTTGACGGCATGATTACCAAAATTAATGAGCTGCAGAAGGCGAAAGAGAACCTTATTCAGCAGATGGATATTATCGAATCGTTGCAGATACACCGACCGGAGGTGGTTCATCTATTCGACGAGCTGGTGGTGAGTATCCCCGAGGGGCTCTATCTGACCAGTCTGAAGCAGGGGGCGGGCACCCTAACCCTAGAGGGGATTGCGCAGTCTAATGCGCGGGTATCGGCCTTTATGCGCTCGCTCGATAGCTCCGAGTGGTTCGCTGATCCTAACTTACAGGTCATTCGGGCCAATACCCGTGGCGTGGATCGCACCCGCCAGTTTGTGATTGTGGTCAAACAGACCTCGCCGCTACTACAGAGTGAAGAGGCTTCGTAG
- a CDS encoding YbaB/EbfC family nucleoid-associated protein, with amino-acid sequence MKGGLGNLMKQAQQMQESMQRAQEEIARMEVQGESGGGMVRVVMNGRYDVKRVSIDESLMDDREMLEDLIAAAVNDAVRQVESTTHEKMGGLTAGLNLPPGFKMPF; translated from the coding sequence ATGAAAGGTGGATTGGGAAATTTGATGAAACAGGCGCAGCAGATGCAGGAGAGTATGCAGCGGGCACAGGAGGAGATCGCTCGGATGGAGGTGCAGGGCGAGTCGGGAGGGGGCATGGTGCGAGTGGTGATGAATGGCCGCTACGATGTGAAACGGGTCTCGATCGATGAGTCGCTTATGGATGATCGGGAGATGTTAGAAGATCTAATCGCCGCCGCTGTCAACGATGCAGTGCGCCAGGTCGAGAGCACCACTCATGAGAAGATGGGGGGGTTGACTGCCGGGCTAAATCTCCCCCCCGGATTTAAGATGCCGTTTTAA
- a CDS encoding type IV pilus secretin PilQ produces MRQEQAWKTLAHAVGGALLLLLLSRQAAAELRVEQLQVRTVQGNEIELAVGLSGEAPIPNHFTLENPPRISIDIPQATLALGEKFRNINAGPVSSVRLLEAGGRVRLVVRLNQSAPYDITANANQLLIRFNRRLVAAATETATDATTTMPMVAVERAVSVENIDFRRGGEGEARIAVTLTDPNIITDIRREGSKIVAEFLAATLPPTLQKRLDVNDFATPISFIDAKMTDNGAQLILTPNSELFDYLAYQAGSEYQIEVKPLSLSELEQQQRDSFGYSGEKLSLNFQNIEVRAVLQLIADFTGLNVVASDTVNGSITLRLKNVPWDQALDIILRTRGLGKRQTGNVILVAPNSELAEREKQELEAQQQLVELAPLQTRFFQINYAKASDISVLLKSGENASILSARGQVTMDERTNTLMILDTGEKLDEINEIIKKLDIPIRQVMIESRVVIASDDFGRQLGVQTGTVDRQQIAATLQPGDIVTNMNVNLPATDKGTFGFTILDSSFLLDMELSAMQSEGRGEILSNPRVITSNQKQATIKQGTQIPYKAVSDGGGTKTEFKDAVLELRVTPQITPDNRVVMDLLVSKNSPGQIFTDGVSIDTREIHTQVLVDDGDTVVLGGVFEKTVLNSTEKIPLLGDIPLLGFFFRNTNVTNQKSELLIFVTPKILKDQLKSDF; encoded by the coding sequence ATGAGACAAGAGCAGGCATGGAAAACTCTAGCGCACGCTGTCGGTGGCGCACTGCTGCTGTTGCTGCTGTCGCGACAGGCGGCGGCGGAGCTGAGGGTGGAGCAGCTACAGGTGCGTACTGTGCAGGGTAACGAGATCGAGCTGGCGGTAGGGCTCTCGGGTGAGGCTCCGATACCGAACCACTTTACTCTGGAAAATCCGCCCCGTATCTCTATCGATATTCCTCAGGCGACACTGGCGCTGGGCGAGAAGTTCCGCAATATCAATGCCGGGCCGGTGAGTAGTGTGCGTCTGTTAGAGGCGGGGGGGAGAGTGCGATTAGTGGTGCGGTTAAATCAGAGCGCCCCCTACGATATTACCGCTAACGCTAATCAGCTACTGATTCGGTTTAATCGCCGTTTAGTGGCAGCGGCTACCGAAACAGCGACTGATGCGACCACGACGATGCCCATGGTTGCGGTTGAGCGGGCTGTCTCGGTGGAGAATATCGACTTTAGACGCGGTGGAGAGGGGGAGGCCAGAATTGCCGTTACCCTAACCGACCCTAACATTATTACCGACATTCGGCGTGAGGGGAGTAAAATTGTGGCTGAGTTCTTAGCCGCCACGCTACCGCCGACGCTACAGAAGCGGCTCGATGTGAACGATTTTGCCACGCCGATTAGTTTTATTGACGCTAAGATGACCGATAACGGGGCGCAGTTGATTTTGACTCCAAATAGTGAGCTGTTTGACTATTTGGCCTATCAGGCGGGGAGTGAGTACCAAATTGAGGTGAAGCCGTTGTCGCTATCGGAGTTAGAGCAGCAGCAGCGCGATAGTTTCGGTTATTCGGGCGAGAAGTTATCGCTGAACTTTCAAAACATTGAGGTGCGGGCGGTACTACAGCTAATCGCTGACTTTACGGGTTTAAATGTGGTGGCCAGTGACACTGTTAACGGCTCGATTACGCTGCGATTAAAAAATGTTCCTTGGGATCAGGCGCTCGATATTATTCTGCGTACCCGAGGGTTAGGTAAACGACAGACCGGTAATGTGATTTTAGTTGCGCCAAATAGTGAGTTAGCAGAACGCGAAAAGCAGGAGCTGGAGGCGCAGCAGCAGTTAGTGGAGTTAGCTCCGTTACAGACCCGCTTTTTTCAGATTAACTACGCTAAGGCGAGTGATATTTCGGTGCTGTTAAAGTCGGGTGAGAACGCCTCTATTCTGTCGGCACGGGGGCAGGTGACGATGGATGAGCGCACCAATACGCTGATGATTCTCGATACGGGGGAGAAGTTAGATGAGATTAATGAGATTATTAAGAAGCTCGATATTCCGATTCGTCAGGTGATGATTGAGTCGCGGGTGGTGATCGCCTCTGACGATTTTGGTCGCCAGCTAGGGGTGCAGACCGGTACGGTCGATAGGCAACAGATCGCCGCTACGCTACAGCCGGGTGATATTGTCACTAATATGAATGTTAATCTACCGGCGACCGATAAGGGCACTTTCGGTTTTACTATTTTGGATAGTAGTTTTTTGCTCGATATGGAGCTCTCGGCGATGCAGTCGGAGGGTCGGGGGGAGATTCTCTCTAATCCGCGGGTGATTACCTCTAATCAGAAGCAGGCGACGATTAAGCAGGGGACTCAAATCCCCTATAAGGCGGTGAGTGATGGTGGTGGCACTAAAACTGAATTTAAAGATGCGGTGTTAGAGCTTAGGGTGACGCCACAAATTACTCCCGATAATCGGGTGGTGATGGATCTGTTAGTCTCCAAAAACAGCCCCGGACAGATATTTACCGATGGGGTGAGTATTGATACTCGTGAAATTCACACTCAGGTGTTGGTTGATGATGGTGATACGGTGGTGCTAGGGGGGGTATTTGAGAAGACGGTTTTAAATAGCACCGAAAAGATACCGTTATTAGGCGATATCCCCCTGCTGGGTTTCTTTTTTCGCAATACGAATGTGACTAATCAGAAGAGCGAGCTTTTGATTTTTGTCACGCCTAAGATACTTAAAGATCAACTGAAATCGGATTTTTAA
- a CDS encoding pilus assembly protein PilP, with protein sequence MRSLRLLFVSSLLALSVGCSEENIAPLQAYIAEVKTRPAQGIEPIKEFKNYQSYAYSVAHLRSPFVSDMQPLESELPQQQSANDEPIYGGPKPDFNRRKEALEGFPLDTLRYVGSLEQGEQLWAIIVSPDELVHRVQQGNYLGQNYGKIVAITETDLAVSELIPDGNGGWIERQAGLSLAE encoded by the coding sequence ATGCGGTCGCTGCGGCTTCTGTTTGTATCGTCGCTGTTAGCGCTGTCCGTTGGCTGCTCCGAGGAGAATATCGCCCCGCTACAGGCCTATATTGCTGAGGTTAAAACTCGTCCAGCGCAGGGGATCGAGCCGATTAAGGAGTTTAAGAACTACCAATCCTACGCCTATAGCGTTGCCCACCTTCGGAGTCCGTTTGTCTCTGATATGCAGCCGTTAGAGAGTGAGTTGCCGCAGCAGCAGAGTGCGAACGATGAGCCGATCTATGGTGGGCCGAAACCCGACTTTAATCGTAGAAAAGAGGCGTTAGAGGGCTTTCCGCTCGATACACTGCGTTATGTCGGTAGTTTAGAGCAGGGGGAGCAGCTATGGGCGATTATTGTGTCGCCGGATGAGTTGGTTCATCGGGTACAGCAGGGGAACTATTTAGGGCAGAACTACGGCAAAATAGTCGCTATTACTGAGACTGATCTTGCGGTAAGTGAGCTGATTCCCGATGGCAATGGTGGCTGGATTGAGCGTCAGGCCGGATTGAGTCTGGCCGAATAG
- the recR gene encoding recombination protein RecR translates to MRSSFSPALDRLIEALRTLPGIGPKSAQRMAFYLVGRERQGAMALAAALSHAVEHIGYCNQCRTFTEEGLCRLCRDQGRDGAQLCIVESPTDMVSIESSTDYRGYYFVLHGHLSPLDGIGPEQLGFEQLQQQLKSPIQEVILATNPTMEGEATASYIATMAHDAAIMVSRLAPGIPLGGELGYVDGLTLNHAFNRRQAL, encoded by the coding sequence GTGAGGAGTAGTTTCAGTCCGGCGCTAGATCGGCTCATTGAGGCGCTGCGTACCCTGCCGGGAATCGGGCCTAAATCGGCACAGCGAATGGCTTTTTATCTGGTAGGACGGGAACGGCAGGGGGCGATGGCATTGGCTGCTGCGCTCTCTCACGCCGTGGAGCATATCGGATACTGCAATCAGTGTCGTACATTTACCGAGGAGGGGCTCTGCCGCCTCTGTCGGGATCAGGGGCGTGACGGGGCGCAGCTCTGTATTGTCGAAAGCCCCACCGATATGGTTTCGATTGAGAGTAGCACCGACTATCGTGGCTACTACTTTGTACTGCATGGCCACCTGTCGCCGCTAGATGGCATCGGTCCGGAGCAGCTAGGGTTTGAACAGCTGCAGCAGCAGTTAAAGTCGCCAATACAAGAGGTGATTTTAGCCACCAATCCGACCATGGAGGGGGAGGCGACCGCCAGTTATATCGCCACCATGGCGCACGATGCCGCTATTATGGTGTCGCGGTTGGCACCGGGGATCCCGCTGGGGGGGGAGCTGGGTTATGTTGATGGTCTGACGCTGAACCACGCCTTTAACCGGCGCCAAGCGTTGTAG
- the pal gene encoding peptidoglycan-associated lipoprotein Pal: MNQLLLWGSTLAAAVWLVGCSSTQERPEDRVDAEIAAAEQQQGVVVASGVVTDERRASGAIIHESESAGASGAVITSPFVGRPIAEILNDPDSGVAQQVFYFEYDSSSLDEASRTKLLQHAQLMRERLELTVVLEGHADERGSREYNLALGERRAQAVARIFALEGIAQSRIRSVSFGEERPVALGHEESSWRLNRRVELLYGGF; encoded by the coding sequence ATGAATCAATTGTTATTGTGGGGCTCGACTCTAGCTGCCGCCGTGTGGCTAGTCGGCTGTAGTTCGACTCAGGAGCGCCCAGAGGATAGGGTCGATGCCGAAATTGCGGCAGCCGAGCAGCAGCAGGGTGTGGTGGTGGCGTCCGGCGTGGTGACCGACGAGAGGAGGGCGAGCGGCGCAATTATCCACGAGAGCGAGAGCGCTGGTGCCAGTGGTGCGGTGATAACCAGCCCCTTTGTTGGCCGCCCGATAGCGGAGATTTTAAACGATCCCGATAGCGGCGTGGCGCAGCAGGTGTTCTACTTTGAGTATGACAGCAGTTCATTAGATGAGGCCTCCCGTACCAAACTACTACAGCACGCTCAGCTAATGCGCGAGCGCTTGGAGCTGACGGTGGTGCTAGAGGGGCACGCCGATGAGCGAGGCAGTCGTGAGTATAATTTGGCCCTAGGGGAGCGACGCGCCCAGGCTGTGGCGCGCATATTCGCTTTAGAGGGGATCGCCCAGAGCCGGATTCGTAGCGTCAGCTTCGGCGAGGAGCGACCAGTCGCCCTAGGTCATGAGGAGTCGAGCTGGCGCCTTAACCGACGGGTTGAACTACTCTATGGTGGCTTTTAG
- a CDS encoding ATP-binding cassette domain-containing protein: MTLVTLKNISLHFGLQPLLDGVELQIERGERIALIGRNGCGKSTLLKLIGGSVQADSGQLQRRDPLTIASLQQEALSDYQGSVFDVVAGGLGEMAQLLQRYHHLTAELTTATSADSRVLQQLEQVQQQLEAQKGWQFNQRVERVVSKLSLLADDDFATLSGGMRRRVLLARALVREPDLLLLDEPTNHLDIDSIEWLEQFLLNWEGALLFVTHDRAFLQRLATRIVALDRGRLDSFPGDYDNYLRRREERLHAESLANSRFDKRLAEEEIWIRTGIKARRTRNEGRVRALQAMRQALTERRQQQGAMAAVATGGESSGRLVAEATALSLTLGGQPIVADFSYRLMRGDRVGLVGPNGIGKTTLIRLLLGELEADRGSVRQGSRLEIAYFDQHRQQIDPDATVLDVVAEGRSEIEIGGRRQHIIGYLGNFLFSPERARSPVSVLSGGERNRLLLAKLLAKPSNLLVLDEPTNDLDMETLEVLEELLLNYTGTILLVSHDRAFLEQVVTSLLIFEGEGSISEHIGGYESWQQRQRAPAPTSKSSPTKAPPRRSRLESQPRKPSYKERRSLEQLPNQIEALEQQQQQLQQQLASPELYRQNGQKIAEYQQKLAIIESELAQLYGEWERLEQLCHDD, from the coding sequence ATGACACTGGTGACTCTTAAAAACATTTCGCTCCACTTCGGTCTGCAGCCGCTGCTTGATGGCGTTGAGCTACAGATAGAGCGGGGGGAGCGGATCGCTCTTATCGGGCGTAATGGCTGTGGTAAATCGACACTGCTGAAGCTAATTGGCGGTAGCGTGCAGGCCGATAGTGGCCAGCTACAGCGGCGTGATCCGCTCACGATCGCCTCTTTGCAACAGGAGGCGCTTAGCGACTATCAGGGGAGCGTCTTTGATGTCGTGGCGGGCGGGTTAGGAGAGATGGCGCAGCTACTACAGCGCTACCACCACCTAACCGCTGAATTGACTACCGCTACTAGCGCCGATAGCAGAGTCTTGCAGCAGCTAGAACAGGTGCAGCAGCAGCTAGAGGCGCAAAAGGGGTGGCAGTTCAACCAGCGGGTAGAGCGGGTCGTCTCCAAACTCTCACTGCTGGCCGATGACGACTTTGCGACCCTCTCCGGTGGTATGCGCCGACGGGTACTGTTAGCGCGGGCGCTGGTTCGAGAACCCGACCTACTACTGCTCGATGAGCCGACCAACCACCTCGACATCGACTCGATTGAGTGGCTAGAGCAGTTTCTGTTGAACTGGGAGGGGGCGCTACTGTTTGTGACCCATGATCGCGCCTTTTTGCAACGCCTAGCGACTCGAATCGTGGCGCTTGATCGGGGTCGGCTCGACTCCTTCCCTGGCGACTACGATAACTACCTGCGGCGGCGGGAGGAGAGGCTCCACGCTGAATCGCTGGCAAACAGTCGCTTTGATAAGCGGCTAGCCGAGGAGGAGATCTGGATCCGCACCGGCATTAAAGCGCGGCGAACCCGCAACGAAGGTCGGGTACGGGCACTGCAGGCGATGCGACAGGCGTTGACTGAGCGGCGGCAGCAGCAAGGGGCGATGGCGGCTGTGGCCACGGGGGGCGAGAGCTCTGGCCGCCTAGTGGCCGAAGCGACAGCGCTCTCACTCACCCTAGGGGGGCAACCGATTGTCGCCGATTTTAGCTATCGACTGATGCGAGGGGATCGCGTCGGACTGGTCGGGCCGAACGGCATCGGCAAAACGACCCTCATTCGGCTGCTATTAGGCGAGCTTGAGGCTGATCGTGGCAGCGTGAGGCAGGGGAGTCGGTTGGAGATCGCCTATTTTGATCAACATCGACAGCAGATAGATCCCGACGCGACGGTACTCGATGTCGTGGCCGAGGGGCGCAGCGAGATCGAGATTGGCGGCAGGCGTCAGCATATCATCGGCTATCTGGGCAACTTCCTCTTTTCGCCGGAGCGAGCCCGCTCTCCTGTGTCGGTGCTCTCCGGCGGTGAGCGCAATCGGCTACTGTTAGCGAAGCTGCTAGCTAAACCCTCTAACCTACTGGTACTCGATGAGCCGACTAACGATCTCGATATGGAGACGCTAGAGGTATTAGAGGAGCTACTCCTCAACTACACGGGTACTATTTTACTGGTGAGCCATGACCGCGCCTTTTTAGAGCAGGTGGTCACTTCGCTGCTCATCTTTGAGGGGGAGGGGAGTATTAGCGAACACATCGGCGGCTACGAGAGCTGGCAGCAGCGGCAGCGGGCTCCTGCCCCCACCTCGAAAAGCTCGCCGACAAAAGCCCCGCCCCGTCGGAGCCGCTTAGAGTCGCAACCACGCAAACCGAGTTATAAAGAGCGCCGCTCGCTAGAGCAGCTCCCTAACCAAATTGAGGCGCTAGAGCAGCAGCAGCAGCAGCTACAACAGCAGCTCGCCTCGCCAGAGCTCTATCGCCAAAATGGGCAAAAGATCGCAGAATATCAGCAAAAACTGGCTATAATTGAGTCGGAATTGGCGCAGCTATATGGCGAGTGGGAGCGACTAGAGCAGCTCTGTCATGACGATTAA
- a CDS encoding pilus assembly protein PilO, producing the protein MDLNQFKNLDPENIGNWPLLVRAVIVIGCCIGVLFAGYYFHISTLQQQLVRAEQEEVKKRQEFENKQRLAANLAAYEQQMREMEETFDTMRRQLPRQTEVADLLVDITQTGLSSGLEFELFEPRSEVPKGFYAELPININISGQYHNFGEFVSGVAALPRIVTLHNLSISQVGSGGELSFSAVAKTYRYFETEEK; encoded by the coding sequence ATCGATCTTAACCAGTTTAAAAATCTCGATCCGGAGAATATCGGTAACTGGCCGCTGCTAGTGCGGGCGGTGATTGTGATCGGCTGCTGTATTGGGGTGCTATTTGCGGGTTACTACTTCCATATCAGCACCTTGCAACAGCAGCTCGTTCGTGCCGAGCAGGAGGAGGTCAAAAAGCGGCAGGAGTTTGAGAATAAGCAGCGCTTAGCCGCCAATCTCGCCGCTTATGAGCAGCAGATGCGCGAAATGGAGGAGACCTTCGATACCATGCGCCGCCAGCTACCGCGCCAGACCGAGGTGGCCGATCTTCTGGTCGATATCACCCAGACCGGTCTCTCTAGTGGGCTTGAGTTTGAGCTATTTGAGCCTCGTAGCGAGGTGCCAAAGGGGTTCTATGCTGAGCTGCCGATTAATATCAATATCAGCGGTCAGTACCACAACTTTGGTGAGTTTGTCAGCGGGGTGGCGGCGTTGCCGCGGATTGTGACGCTGCACAATCTCTCTATTAGCCAAGTGGGGAGTGGGGGTGAGTTGAGCTTTAGTGCGGTGGCCAAAACCTATCGCTACTTTGAGACGGAGGAGAAGTGA
- the queE gene encoding 7-carboxy-7-deazaguanine synthase QueE → MLRLTELFVSLQGEGNGAGWPTVFVRLTGCPLRCHYCDSSYAFSGGQGVTVAEVVERVSCTEVTRVCVTGGEPLSQKETPQLLTALLDRGLQVSLETSGALSIAGLDRRLEIVMDVKTPGSGEVERTLERNLALLQGGDQLKFVLCGRRDYLWAKAWLAEHDLLPQLTVLFSPVWGELSPSELAEWILADNLSVKLQLQLHKLLWGEVPGR, encoded by the coding sequence ATGCTGCGGCTGACCGAACTCTTTGTCTCGCTGCAAGGGGAGGGGAATGGGGCGGGTTGGCCGACAGTCTTCGTCCGCCTTACCGGCTGCCCGCTGCGCTGCCACTACTGCGATAGCAGTTACGCTTTTAGTGGTGGCCAGGGGGTGACGGTAGCGGAAGTGGTCGAGCGGGTGTCTTGTACCGAGGTGACTCGGGTCTGCGTCACCGGTGGCGAGCCGCTAAGCCAAAAGGAGACGCCGCAACTCTTGACCGCTCTGCTCGATAGGGGGTTACAGGTCTCGCTAGAGACGAGCGGTGCCCTCTCTATCGCGGGACTGGATCGGCGTCTTGAGATCGTCATGGATGTCAAAACGCCCGGCTCAGGGGAGGTTGAGCGCACTCTTGAACGCAATCTTGCCCTGTTGCAGGGGGGGGATCAGCTTAAATTTGTTCTTTGTGGTCGTCGTGACTATCTGTGGGCGAAGGCGTGGCTAGCAGAGCACGATCTCCTACCGCAGTTAACGGTGCTCTTCTCACCGGTCTGGGGCGAACTCTCCCCGTCAGAGCTAGCGGAGTGGATTTTGGCCGATAACTTATCGGTGAAGCTACAGCTACAGCTACACAAACTGCTGTGGGGAGAGGTACCGGGGCGGTGA